The Drosophila nasuta strain 15112-1781.00 chromosome 2L, ASM2355853v1, whole genome shotgun sequence genome window below encodes:
- the LOC132793658 gene encoding uncharacterized protein LOC132793658, translating to MAQIWLDNENAGVNVFPRSNRKTKQTSLLGNNNALLQSGKKNVLSSLDNVINNNKPNVTPFKSNNNNQIWRKSCAPKLSLCKETLQKQMRKQITKDSPPFNEVECESNGQEIVAEKKEENVDFDLFDFMDFPSSKCLNNCHQPASFNWQEPEPLLSEDLIEKLLNYSPAFEKDFVNDDHEIPLYPDDDLELEYNNDFEDISPDLLDDAAPPLPAIFEDDFDLF from the exons ATGGCGCAAATTTGGCTGGACAACGAAAACGCCGGAGTTAACG TTTTCCCAAGATCGAACAGAAAAACTAAGCAGACATCGTTGctgggcaacaacaatgcactGCTGCAATCGGGCAAGAAGAATGTGCTCAGCTCGCTGGACAATgtgataaacaacaacaaaccaaacgTCACGCCAtttaaaagcaacaataacaatcaaaTATGGCGAAAGAGCTGCGCCCCAAAATTGTCGCTTTGCAAGGAAACgctgcaaaaacaaatgcgaaaGCAAATCACAAAGGATTCGCCTCCTTTTAACGAAGTCGAATGCGAGTCGAATGGTCAGGAGATTGTGGCTgagaagaaggaggagaaTGTCGATTTTGATCTGTTCGATTTTATGGACTTTCCCAGCTCAAAATGTCTAAACAATTGTCATCAGC CCGCCTCGTTTAATTGGCAGGAGCCTGAACCATTGTTGAGCGAAGATCTCATCGAAAAATTACTTAACTATTCACCAGCATTTGAAAAAGATTTTGTAAATGATGATCATGAAATACCTCTGTATCCGGATGATGATCTGGAGCTAGAATATAATAATGATTTCGAAGACATTTCGCCTGATTTATTGGACGATGCTGCACCGCCTTTGCCAGCTATATTTGAGGACGATTTTGATCTATTTTAA
- the LOC132793623 gene encoding uncharacterized protein LOC132793623, with the protein MSVTTTTKTTAAATGTTTLRQQQQHFMKSKNCSSQNMKTNNKLSRPCNLTAPVLFVCTLLLSLERHTTVASGLQTVQKASPAGITHCEYQEHNNTYRKEQGAVWFDAQDNCLVYSCAAGVGNEPQAHIVVTPIDCSEFYCDVGTELRKTPGSCCGECVRTHCQHNNTLYAVGEAWHNDADCTLLECNRLDNGEITIDSYKRNCRPIDPQCPSWRIERNNCCPVCRPLATSRVEQLDDDTNSPEDIWTAEWYRQHPCRRDCQADAPPMTCHYTFVVEWYQTFSKACFDCPLNLTDCSRPHCIMGDGLQRSITVVNRMMPGPAIEVCEGDQIVVDVKNNLLGESTTIHWHGLHQKSTPYMDGVPHITQCPISPHATFRYSFPADNSGTHFWHSHTGMQRGDGVFGSLIVRRPKNSDPHGGLYDFDLSEHVLVVQDWIHEPGASIFAFHHHSSGDNKPHNILINGRGRYYNRIWADMKRQHRMASQAQVAPPILMPLNLGAAQSEENTDDPSINSSESDDQVDKITTLKPMETESEIRNEPSESKLAEMPTTNQTSGSTSNGTAHSRKRRSNLHTIPLEQIPHQVYHVRRGFRYRFRIVNAEYLNCPIVVSIDNHTLTAINSDGYDIEAMEVGSIVTYSGERFDFVLNANQEVDNYWLRLKGLMDCSERFTSAFQVAILRYEGAPDEEPSAKLGYDHNATGIELNVMNRGPGYADTKTVAEMRALPIYDTISGIDDDTLKPEADYKFFVYYDFYRKDNPEFHNADYYSMDANVTQTNRLYTPQLNHISLKFPSVALLPQRNQLTDDLFCNETSLAEQGIDCREKFCKCHHVLQVPLKAVVELIIVDEGFTFYANHPFHLHGNAFRVIGLERLGENVTIEMVKQLDQFKLLKRNFENPPVKDTVTVPDGGYTIIRFEAYNPGYWLFHCHIEFHAEIGMALVFKVGDNDEMQPIPRNFPTCGDYVPDSRADLESSSTADNPASLPTTPAPSTDASSRVFHSHLPFMYLLLSLCLLLGCHR; encoded by the exons atgagcgtaacaacaacaacaaaaacaacagcagcagcaacaggaacaacaacattaagacaacaacaacaacattttatgaAGAGCAAAAACTGTTCCAGCCAAAACAtgaaaaccaacaacaaacttAGCAGACCTTGCAACTTAACAGCACCTGTCCTGTTTGTCTGCACTCTTCTGTTATCTTTAGAGCGACACACAACAGTGGCCAGTGGCTTGCAAACTGTACAAAAGGCATCGCCAGCGG GCATCACACATTGTGAGTACCAGGAACACAACAACACCTATCGCAAGGAGCAGGGCGCTGTCTGGTTTGATGCACAGGACAATTGTCTGGTTTACAGCTGTGCCGCAGGAGTCGGAAATGAGCCACAAGCTCACATTGTCGTCACACCGATTGACTGCAGTGAATTCTACTGCGATGTG GGCACCGAGCTGCGCAAAACTCCAGGCAGCTGTTGTGGCGAATGTGTGCGCACCCATTGCCAGCACAACAACACCCTGTATGCGGTGGGAGAGGCGTGGCACAATGATGCGGACTGCACATTGCTGGAGTGCAATCGTCTGGACAATGGAGAGATTACCATTGACAGCTATAAGCGCAACTGTCGACCCATTGATCCTCAGTGTCCATCGTGGCGCATCGAGAGAAACAACTGTTGTCCCGTCTGTCGCCCGCTGGCAACGTCGCGAGTCGAACAGTTGGACGATGACACAAATAGTCCAGAAGATATCTGGACAGCCGAATGGTATCGCCAGCATCCGTGTCGGCGTGATTGCCAAGCGGATGCGCCACCCATGACCTGTCACTACACATTTGTGGTCGAATGGTATCAGACGTTCTCGAAGGCCTGCTTCGACTGTCCCCTCAATCTCACCGACTGCTCACGGCCGCACTGCATCATGGGCGATGGCCTGCAACGCAGTATTACCGTTGTGAATCGCATGATGCCGGGCCCAGCGATTGAGGTGTGCGAGGGCGATCAGATCGTCGTAGATGTGAAGAACAATCTGCTGGGCGAGAGCACCACCATTCACTGGCACGGTCTCCATCAGAAGTCGACGCCCTACATGGATGGTGTGCCGCACATTACTCAGTGCCCCATTTCGCCACATGCCACCTTTCGTTACAGTTTTCCTGCGGACAATTCCGGCACGCATTTCTGGCATTCGCACACAGGAATGCAGCGAGGCGATGGCGTCTTTGGCTCACTGATAGTGCGACGGCCAAAGAACTCAGATCCTCATGGTGGACTCTATGATTTCGACCTCAGCGAGCATGTTCTGGTTGTCCAGGATTGGATTCACGAACCGGGTGCCAGCATTTTTGCGTTCCATCATCATTCGAGTGGCGACAACAAGCCGCACAATATTCTCATCAATGGACGGGGTCGATACTACAATCGTATTTGGGCAGACATGAAGAGACAACATCGTATGGCCTCGCAAGCTCAGGTGGCGCCACCAATTCTAATGCCATTAAACCTTGGTGCGGCCCAGAGTGAGGAGAATACAGATGACCCATCCATAAACAGCTCTGAAAGTGATGATCAAG TTGACAAAATAACAACACTAAAGCCAATGGAAACGGAAAGCGAGATAAGGAATGAACCAAGTGAATCAAAACTCGCAGAAATGCCGACCACAAACCAAACATCTGGATCAACGTCCAATGGGACAGCGCATTCAAGGAAGCGTCGATCGAATCTGCATACGATCCCCTTGGAACAAATTCCACATCAGGTGTATCATGTTAGGAGAGGCTTCAGGTATCGGTTTCGCATTGTGAACGCCGAGTACCTCAATTGTCCGATCGTTGTATCCATCGACAATCACACGCTGACGGCGATCAACTCGGATGGCTACGATATCGAGGCCATGGAGGTGGGCTCCATTGTCACCTATTCAGGTGAACGTTTCGATTTCGTGCTCAATGCCAACCAAGAAGTCGACAATTATTGGTTGCGCCTCAAGGGCCTCATGGACTGCAGCGAACGTTTCACATCCGCCTTCCAAGTGGCCATATTGCGCTACGAAGGTGCTCCTGATGAGGAGCCCAGTGCCAAGCTGGGCTATGATCATAATGCCACTGGCATCGAGTTGAATGTGATGAATCGTGGACCTGGCTATGCGGATACCAAGACGGTGGCCGAAATGCGAGCACTTCCCATTTACGACACGATCTCGGGCATCGATGATGACACTTTGAAGCCGGAGGCTGACTACAAGTTCTTTGTGTACTACGATTTCTATCGCAAGGATAATCCTGAATTCCATAATGCTGACTACTACAGCATGGATGCAAATGTGACCCAAACGAATCGTTTGTATACGCCACAGTTGAATCACATCTCCCTAAAGTTCCCCTCGGTTGCGTTGTTGCCACAACGCAATCAACTAACCGATGATTTGTTCTGCAATGAGACTTCGCTGGCGGAGCAGGGCATCGATTGCCGGGAGAAGTTCTGCAAGTGCCACCATGTGCTGCAGGTGCCATTGAAAGCGGTGGTTGAACTGATCATTGTGGACGAAGGCTTCACCTTCTATGCCAATCATCCGTTCCATCTGCACGGTAATGCTTTTAGGGTCATTGGACTCGAGCGTCTCGGCGAGAATGTCACCATAGAGATG GTTAAGCAACTCGATCAGTTTAAGCTGCTCAAGCGCAATTTTGAAAACCCGCCTGTGAAGGACACAGTCACCGTGCCCGATGGCGGCTACACAATCATCCGCTTCGAGGCTTACAATCCCGGCTATTGGCTCTTCCATTGCCACATCGAGTTCCATGCTGAGATCGGCATGGCTCTCGTCTTCAAAGTGGGCGACAATGATGAGATGCAACCGATTCCTCGTAACTTCCCCACTTGTGGTGACTATGTGCCTGACTCACGAGCGGATCTGGAGTCGTCATCTACTGCCGATAATCCTGCCAGCTTGCCAACTACTCCCGCTCCCAGTACAGATGCCTCGTCCAGAGTTTTCCACTCGCACTTGCCTTTCATGTACCTTTTGCTCAGCTTATGTTTGCTTTTAGGCTGCCATCGCTGA
- the LOC132797397 gene encoding alpha-(1,3)-fucosyltransferase B, which translates to MRPWLNRRLLLLLFSLIWLCGVFVLYWYVTHSETDSIRNYTPEILWWTKDMSWNYDETRQCGFSTCRVTNNRQRLKESLVVMFYGSNMKPYDFPMPRSNRHRWALLHEESPRNVPYVPYDEFLQHFNFTSTFSRYSSMPLTTQYLPQASDLTQLDYYTSPQNKQTFEFNKDLASVVFLQSDCNTMSGREDYVRELMKHMKVDSYGSCLHNRDLPESLQKDYLNNLYSPELLRFLAHYKFMIAIENGVCEDYITEKFWRPLIVGVIPIYFGSPSIRDWQPKNKSAIYVDDFPNARALAAFLEQLGDNSTEYFSYLGHKVLRRHTIDNQLLLTQLITRSFSMRGDQQSQENSLFQRFECYVCRQLHLPHKHRQADKRHYNCPLPPVYAPLEYTSEPQYGADWRSTMSVGRCQAQLLNEFWKTNLTYTAQEFETRLSKMVANGKCD; encoded by the exons ATGCGTCCATGGCTAAATCGTCGtttactgttgctgctcttttcACTTATCTGGCTGTGCGGTGTTTTCGTATTATACTGGTATGTGACGCACAGTGAGACGGATAGCATCCGAAATTATACGCCGGAAATACTCTGGTGGACGAAAGACATGAGCTGGAACTACGATGAGACGAGGCAATGTGGTTTCAGCACTTGTCGCGTCACCAACAATCGCCAGCGTTTGAAAGAGTCACTT GTTGTGATGTTCTATGGATCGAATATGAAGCCATATGACTTTCCAATGCCCCGCAGCAACAGACATCGTTGGGCATTGCTGCACGAAGAATCGCCACGCAATGTGCCCTATGTGCCTTATGACGAGTTCCTACAACACTTCAATTTCACATCCACATTTAGCAGATACAGTAGCATGCCACTGACCACACAATATCTGCCACAAGCTAGCGATCTCACCCAGTTGGACTATTATACGAGCCCCCAGAACAAGCAGACCTTTGAGTTCAACAAAGATTTGGCATCGGTCGTCTTTTTACAATCCGATTGCAACACAATGTCGGGCCGGGAGGATTATGTGCGAGAACTGATGAAACACATGAAGGTGGACTCATATGGCAGCTGTCTGCACAATCGTGATTTGCCTGAGAG CCTGCAAAAGGACTATCTGAACAATCTGTACTCACCGGAGTTGCTGCGCTTTCTCGCACACTATAAGTTTATGATTGCCATCGAGAATGGCGTGTGCGAGGATTACATCACCGAAAAGTTCTGGCGTCCACTCATTGTAGGTGTTATACCCATCTACTTTGGATCCCCAAGTATTCGC GATTGGCAGCCCAAAAATAAATCCGCAATTTATGTAGATGACTTTCCCAATGCTCGTGCGCTGGCCGCTTTCCTAGAGCAGTTGGGAGACAATTCTACCGAGTATTTTTCCTACCTGGGACACAAGGTTCTGAGACGTCACACGATTGACAATCAGTTACTTTTAACTCAGCTAATCACGCGTAGCTTTAGCATGAGAGGTGATCAGCAGAGTCAGGAAAATTCGCTGTTCCAACGCTTCGAGTGCTACGTCTGCCGGCAACTTCATTTGCCTCACAAGCATCGCCAAGCTGACAAGCGACACTACAACTGCCCGCTGCCTCCGGTGTATGCCCCATTGGAGTACACTTCGGAGCCACAATATGGAGCAGACTGGCGCTCCACGATGTCTGTGGGTCGCTGTCAAGCACAGCTCCTGAACGAGTTCTGGAAAACGAATTTGACATATACTGCGCAGGAATTCGAGACGCGACTTTCCAAAATGGTGGCGAATGGCAAATGTGATTAA
- the LOC132797401 gene encoding fat body protein 2, with the protein MFDWTGKNVVFAGGFSGIGFQMMHQLMQREKLKMMGIVHRMENAEMMKKLQAENPSVKVVFMQMNLMDKMSIEQTMKKMGQMMGNIDVLINCEDVLLDKDVATTIGVNLTSMIYVTMMAMPYMDKTQMGLGGMVMNMSSVYGLEPAPAFAVYAAAKHGVMGFTRSMADKMIYQKTGVMFMAMCPGLTNTEMMMNLRDNVTWHHSEQMVEAIESAKRQMPEEAAMQMIKGMEMMKNGSMWIVDKGQLKEAMPQMHWQM; encoded by the exons ATGTTCGATTGGACTGGTAAGAATGTTGTGTTCGCCGGTGGCTTCAGTGGCATCGGATTCCAGATGATGCACCAGCTGATGCAGCGCGAGAAGCTCAAGATGATGGGTATTGTGCACCGCATGGAGAATGCCGAGATGATGAAGAAGCTGCAGGCGGAGAATCCCAGTGTCAAGGTGGTGTTCATGCAAATGAATCTGATGGATAAGATGTCAATTGAGCAGACGATGAAGAAAATGGGACAGATGATGGGCAACATTGATGTGCTGATCAACTGCGAGGATGTGCTGCTCGACAAGGATGTGGCGACCACAATTGGCGTCAATTTG ACTTCAATGATCTATGTGACGATGATGGCAATGCCGTACATGGACAAGACGCAAATGGGACTCGGCGGCATGGTCATGAATATGTCATCCGTTTATGGGTTGGAACCAGCTCCAGCATTTGCTGTCTATGCTGCTGCCAAACACGGAGTTATGGGCTTCACTCGGTCGATGGCTGACAAGATGATCTACCAGAAAACCGGCGTCATGTTCATGGCCATGTGTCCAGGACTAACCAACACCGAAATGATGATGAACCTGCGCGACAATGTCACCTGGCATCACTCCGAGCAGATGGTGGAGGCCATCGAGAGTGCCAAGCGCCAAATGCCCGAGGAGGCTGCCATGCAGATGATCAAGGGCATGGAGATGATGAAGAATGGCAGCATGTGGATCGTGGACAAGGGTCAGCTGAAGGAAGCCATGCCCCAGATGCACTGGCAAATGTAA
- the LOC132793644 gene encoding fibrinogen-like protein 1, translating to MNIIQANLFLILLIAYHVNSSCPTGSKELDDQCSTYCYQVVKPLLQYVNTIRTMTQEQNKLQQTIKVQAETIKNLNELMKSKDMQLEQQNKSIQLSESHARNQQKLIDEYKMQSELKSRFYESCQRRNRNQQNLCENLSTSFKTHNQNQQKLIDQFQMQLSNLKSEIQSKDNKITKSENLNTNVSSCLRKMTGIHVITLPDAQPFIVSCESNWIEAGTGWTVIQRRKDGSVDFNRTWSDYKNGFGDLSGEFFLGLEKLHLLTQSQPHELYILLGDFEHETRYARYNNFVIGNETEFYKLEELGIYSGNAGDALRNHKNETFSTVNKFHHSVSNYCAKKYNSGWWFKNNGCYWSNLNGRYAYTDTDKDIGSMDWNEWKGPPMKFAQMMIRPITK from the exons atgaatattattcaAGCGaatttattcttaatattGCTAATAGCATATCATGTTAATAGTTCG TGTCCTACAGGCTCAAAAGAATTGGATGATCAATGCAGTACCTATTGCTATCAAGTTGTAAAGCCGCTTCTTCAATACGTAAATACGATTAGAACAATGACACAGGAACAGAACAAATTGCAGCAAACAATAAAGGTGCAAGccgaaacaataaaaaacttaaatgaaTTGATGAAATCTAAAGATATGCAACTggagcagcaaaacaaatcgATTCAGTTAAGTGAAAGTCACGCCCGAAATCAACAGAAACTTATTgatgaatataaaatgcaatcgGAACTTAAGTCAAGATTCTATGAATCGTGTCAAAGGCGTAATCGTAATCAACAAAATCTTTGTGAAAATTTGAGTACATCGTTCAAAACTCAcaatcaaaatcaacaaaaacttATTGACCAGTTTCAGATGCAATTATCCAATCTGAAATCAGAAATTCAGTCgaaagataacaaaataaccaaatctgaaaatttaaataccaaTGTGTCAAGCTGTCTCCGCAAAATGACGGGTATTCATGTGATCACACTCCCCGATGCTCAGCCATTCATAGTTTCATGTGAATCGAATTGGATTGAAGCTGGAACTGGATGGACTGTAATACAACGACGAAAAGATGGCAGCGTCGACTTCAATCGAACGTGGTCTGATTACAAAAATGGTTTTGGAGATCTAAGTGGAGAATTCTTCCTTGGGCTTGAGAAACTTCACTTGCTAACACAATCTCAACCTCATGAATTGTATATACTCCTTGGGGACTTCGAACATGAAACACGATATGCCAGATACAATAACTTTGTCATTGGCAACGAGACAGAGTTTTATAAGTTAGAAGAACTGGGAATATATTCAGGAAATGCTGGTGATGCTTTGAGAAACcacaaaaatgaaacgttttcaacagtaaataaatttcatcaTAGTGTCTCCAACTATTGcgctaaaaaatataattctgGCTGGTGGTTTAAAAATAACGGTTGCTATTGGAg TAATTTAAACGGACGTTACGCATATACCGATACAGATAAGGATATTGGAAGCATGGATTGGAACGAATGGAAAGGGCCTCCCATGAAATTTGCTCAAATGATGATTAGACCTATAACCAAATAA
- the LOC132793632 gene encoding vacuolar protein sorting-associated protein 54, with product MATAQHNLTEAAITAAATAATTTTAGALTAAATAKTTTTTKDSWQSCYYCTREHFKSVNEFVGHLRSRHCTREGGSFVCRYGFNGVCASLPLDGVSDRDYDAHVAKYHVNQQTRELPPEWGVYSAAQNLPAVLNDPQRGKQSNLFTKKWGEHFVERSQVPHTARLPDITHADFAVYLGSIGKRYRWHERRQQQQQQQQLPTTGTPTTPEHLSAVPVPEIFLKSQLQLHHASTFAQVFPNYMQKVNDTTTTVQCQQTGRQLQEQLSHYLDIVEVKIAQQVAQKSAAFFHAMTTQHAILAEMQQAAEQVHQLRSALAQLHGSAVVDSFRVMRYAQRRQHCHNTLDKLRLMATVHKTQPMLQLLLGTQDYVAALDLISTTQEILAAELLGVHCFKHLPMQLGEMEKLIDKMLTTEFERYAANDLNRPLLEAQLETDSVCAEEDKLVAIVMGLLRKQNFGFVSSYQQEAIATIRAIIKQLLIELLSRGDNEICLTGAGEQSLDLTLSEWLAMLQRASGALGAVLERIKAVVSIMQQTADAAAGGSCPHEHAVNLIDSEAFLSAAHHEQLSAQLQQLLQAVCHYCHERCANIVAPQSLERCTVSEQELQQLAQVVEEFGETTLAICGAPSVPLQLALKVQASRYAQRFHAEHKQKLALLLDQERWRQVDIPHEFQRIIDRMTAGDYAKQSPLDSTSLVNGNGNGSGNGNPVLLLEGKQPFALVSVALLLIQMLYEYGGSAQRLPLLASYHARNVVDLLRCFNSRSCQLIIGAGAMRVAGLKTITSTNLALVSRALQLVLFLLPRLREHFENMSGYEAIERDYQGHIKEIEHKIHGIVSERLVAQLEAWDARPPIPSQTFRLISRHLVKLHEAIAGVLPEAQIHEIYGVVHRNFKDKLREQLLKLNIYNNGGPQHGVVTSELTFYMETLRTLKALPASQLDDGILEHIWLY from the exons ATGGCCACAGCTCAGCACAATTTAACAGAAGCTGCGataacagcagcggcaacagcagccacaacaacaacagcaggcgctttaacagcggcagcaacagcaaagacaacaacaacaacgaaggaCAGCTGGCAGAGCTGTTACTATTGCACTCGGGAGCACTTCAAGAGCGTCAACGAGTTTGTCGG TCATCTGCGCTCGCGTCATTGCACGCGTGAAGGTGGCTCCTTTGTTTGCCGCTATGGCTTCAATGGCGTCTGCGCCTCACTGCCCTTGGACGGCGTCTCGGATCGCGACTATGACGCCCATGTGGCCAAGTACCATGTGAATCAGCAGACGCGTGAACTGCCGCCGGAGTGGGGCGTCTATTCGGCGGCACAGAATCTGCCGGCTGTGCTCAACGATCCGCAGCGTGGCAAGCAGAGTAATCTCTTTACCAAAAAGTGGGGCGAGCACTTTGTGGAGCGCAGTCAGGTGCCGCACACGGCGCGACTGCCGGACATAACGCATGCAGACTTTGCCGTCTATTTGGGCAGCATTGGGAAGCGTTATCGCTGGCACgagcgacgacaacaacaacagcagcagcaacagttgccgaCAACAGGGACACCGACAACACCGGAGCATTTGAGTGCGGTGCCAGTGCCGGAGATCTTTCTGAAGtcacagctgcagctgcatcaTGCCAGCACCTTTGCCCAAGTGTTTCCCAACTACATGCAGAAGGTGAACGACACGACGACGACAGTGCAATGCCAACAAACTGGTCGCCAGCTGCAAGAGCAACTCTCGCACTATCTGGACATTGTGGAGGTGAAGATTGCACAGCAGGTGGCACAAAAATCCGCTGCCTTCTTTCATGCCATGACCACACAGCATGCGATCTTGGCTGAAATGCAACAGGCGGCGGAGCAAGTGCATCAATTGCGCTCGGCACTCGCCCAGCTCCATGGCAGCGCTGTTGTCGACAGCTTTCGCGTGATGCGATATGCTCAGCGTAGGCAGCACTGCCACAACACGCTGGACAAGCTGCGACTGATGGCGACGGTGCACAAGACGCAGCcgatgttgcagctgctgctgggcacACAGGATTATGTGGCTGCCTTGGATTTGATAAGCACCACGCAGGAGATACTCGCTGCGGAGCTGTTGGGTGTGCATTGCTTCAAGCATCTGCCCATGCAGCTGGGCGAGATGGAGAAGTTGATTGACAAGATGTTGACCACCGAATTCGAACGATATGCGGCCAACGATTTGAATAGGCCGCTCTTGGAAGCACAGCTGGAGACGGACAGCGTGTGCGCCGAGGAGGACAAACTGGTGGCCATTGTGATGGGTCTGCTGCGCAAGCAGAACTTTGGCTTTGTCTCGAGCTATCAGCAGGAGGCGATTGCCACCATACGCGCCATCATCAAGCAGCTGCTGATCGAGCTGCTCTCGCGTGGCGACAACGAAATCTGTTTGACCGGAGCCGGTGAGCAATCGCTGGACTTGACGCTGTCCGAATGGCTGGCGATGTTGCAACGTGCCAGCGGAGCCTTGGGCGCTGTCCTCGAACGCATCAAGGCGGTGGTATCGATCATGCAACAGACTGCCGATGCAGCAGCCGGTGGAAGTTGTCCCCATGAGCATGCTGTGAACTTGATTGATTCGGAGGCATTTCTAAGTGCGGCGCATCATGAGCAGCTGAGtgcgcagctgcaacagctgctgcaggCTGTGTGCCACTATTGCCATGAGCGTTGTGCCAACATTGTGGCGCCACAGAGCCTGGAGCGCTGCACCGTGAGCGAGCAGGAGCTGCAGCAATTGGCGCAGGTGGTGGAGGAGTTTGGAGAGACAACGCTGGCGATTTGTGGAGCACCAAGTGTGCCGCTGCAGTTGGCATTGAAGGTGCAGGCGTCGCGTTACGCACAACGCTTCCATGCGGAGCACAAGCAAAAGCTGGCGCTGCTGTTGGACCAGGAGCGTTGGCGCCAAGTCGATATTCCACACGAGTTCCAGCGCATCATCGATCGCATGACCGCTGGCGACTATGCCAAGCAGTCGCCGCTGGACAGCACATCGCTAgtcaatggcaatggcaatggcagtgGGAATGGTAATcctgtgctgctgctggagggCAAGCAACCGTTTGCCTTGGTCAGCGTCGCGCTGCTGCTCATCCAGATGCTGTACGAGTACGGAGGCAGCGCACAGCGGCTGCCACTCCTCGCAAGCTATCATGCCCGGAATGTGGTGGACTTGTTGCGTTGTTTCAACTCGCGGAGCTGCCAGCTCATCATTGGAGCGGGCGCAATGCGTGTGGCCGGATTGAAGACCATCACGAGCACCAATCTGGCCCTCGTATCGCGTGCTCTGCAACTTGTGCTCTTCTTGCTGCCGCGTCTGCGGGAACACTTTGAGAACATGAGCGGGTATGAGGCCATCGAACGGGATTACCAGGGACACATCAAGGAGATTGAGCACAAGATCCATGGTATTGTGTCCGAGCGTCTGGTTGCCCAGCTGGAGGCGTGGGATGCGAGGCCGCCGATTCCATCGCAAACATTTCGACTCATCTCGCGGCATTTGGTCAAGTTGCATGAGGCAATTGCTGGCGTCCTGCCCGAGGCGCAGATCCATGAGATCTACGGCGTTGTGCATCGCAACTTCAAGGACAAGTTGCGGGAACAGTTGCTCAAGCTGAACATCTACAACAATGGTGGACCACAGCATGGCGTCGTCACCTCGGAGCTGACTTTCTATATGGAAACGTTGCGCACGTTGAAGGCGCTGCCAGCGTCGCAGTTGGACGATGGCATCTTGGAGCACATTTGGCTCTATTGA